A single genomic interval of Syntrophorhabdales bacterium harbors:
- a CDS encoding SxtJ family membrane protein, whose protein sequence is MTKDQCKDTGMAMVLILLLLALGTKRNYLLFCAIGVLVLDMIRPQLFKPLAVVWFGLSHVLGIITSRIVLSILFFVVVTPIGVMRRLLGADTLKLKAFKRGNGSVMDKRNHKFCADDILKPY, encoded by the coding sequence ATGACGAAAGATCAGTGCAAAGACACGGGAATGGCCATGGTGCTCATCTTGCTGCTTCTGGCTCTCGGGACCAAACGCAATTATCTGCTCTTCTGCGCGATCGGCGTGTTGGTGCTCGACATGATCAGACCTCAGCTATTTAAGCCTCTGGCGGTGGTCTGGTTCGGACTGTCTCACGTGCTCGGTATAATAACTTCCAGGATTGTCTTATCGATACTCTTCTTTGTGGTTGTGACTCCGATCGGAGTGATGAGAAGGCTTCTCGGCGCAGATACTCTGAAACTCAAGGCATTCAAACGGGGTAATGGTTCGGTGATGGACAAGAGGAACCACAAGTTTTGCGCGGATGATATTCTGAAGCCCTATTAG
- a CDS encoding DUF5989 family protein, whose translation MDFLKDLWGFLRTRKKYWLIPIIIMLLGFGLLIVLTSGSAIAPFIYTLF comes from the coding sequence ATGGATTTCTTAAAAGACTTGTGGGGATTTTTGAGGACCAGGAAGAAATACTGGCTGATACCGATTATCATTATGCTGCTCGGCTTCGGCCTTTTGATTGTGCTGACCAGCGGATCGGCTATCGCTCCGTTTATCTACACGCTTTTTTAA
- a CDS encoding carbamoyltransferase: MRQAILGISAYYHDSAAALLIDGEIIAAAHEERFTRKKHDSSFPIHAAQYVLDEAGIAYNNLTAVSFYDKPLIKFERLLETYHAFAPRGLPSFWSAIPVWIKEKVFMKKMLRDNLAGLGPGDVPILFPEHHLSHAASAFYPSPFGEAAIVTIDGVGEWATTTIGHGQGKEITILEELRFPHSLGLLYSAFTYYTGFKVNSGEYKLMGLAPYGNAGSAQTLDFREKITSELVDIREDGSLLLNMDYFDYATGLRMVNEDKWRQLFGVPPQKPESEIAQVYMNMALAIQQVTEEIVFKLCRTAKEMTKSRYLVLAGGVALNSVANGKLLRSGLFDDIWIQPAAGDAGGAVGAAFAVWHILKGNERTLLAHPDMMKGAFLGPEFSDKEIQRALVKFGAQVNHYQDYDELAHDVAKKLSEGYVVGWFQGRMEFGPRALGNRSILGDARNPEMQKKMNLKIKYREGFRPFAPTVLEEDILDYFDLDRPSPYMLLVVPLREDRRIPVPPDYNEWGLYERLYFLRSDLPAITHIDYSARVQSVNREINPRYWQLIQEFKKLTGYSVIVNTSFNVRGEPIVCTPEDAYRCFMRTEMDYLVLGNHLLDKKEQPKLSESGDWKKEFTLD; encoded by the coding sequence ATGAGACAAGCGATTCTTGGTATCTCGGCGTACTACCATGACAGCGCAGCCGCACTCCTCATAGATGGAGAGATCATAGCTGCTGCGCATGAAGAGCGCTTCACCAGAAAAAAACATGATTCCTCTTTCCCGATTCATGCGGCGCAGTATGTTCTGGATGAAGCCGGCATTGCATATAACAATCTTACCGCGGTCTCGTTCTACGACAAACCGTTGATAAAGTTTGAAAGGCTGCTGGAGACGTACCACGCCTTCGCACCCAGGGGGCTGCCCAGCTTCTGGTCCGCGATCCCCGTCTGGATAAAAGAAAAAGTCTTCATGAAGAAAATGCTACGGGATAACTTAGCCGGCCTGGGGCCGGGCGATGTGCCTATTCTTTTTCCGGAGCACCATTTGTCACACGCGGCCAGCGCCTTCTACCCCTCCCCCTTTGGGGAGGCAGCGATTGTGACAATTGATGGTGTGGGCGAATGGGCAACGACTACCATCGGTCACGGTCAAGGAAAGGAAATAACTATACTGGAGGAGCTAAGGTTTCCCCATTCGCTGGGATTACTCTACTCTGCATTCACCTACTATACGGGTTTCAAAGTTAACAGCGGAGAATATAAGCTGATGGGCCTGGCGCCTTACGGCAATGCAGGATCAGCACAGACGCTCGACTTCAGAGAGAAGATAACCTCCGAACTGGTTGACATTCGGGAAGATGGTTCGCTGCTCTTGAATATGGATTATTTCGATTATGCCACCGGACTAAGAATGGTCAATGAAGACAAATGGAGGCAACTCTTCGGCGTTCCACCCCAGAAACCCGAGTCAGAGATAGCCCAAGTTTACATGAACATGGCACTGGCCATCCAGCAGGTGACTGAAGAGATCGTCTTCAAACTGTGCAGAACAGCGAAAGAGATGACCAAAAGTAGGTACCTGGTACTGGCGGGCGGCGTGGCGCTCAACAGCGTTGCAAATGGGAAGCTCCTCCGGTCGGGCCTTTTCGATGACATCTGGATTCAGCCGGCAGCGGGAGACGCAGGCGGTGCAGTTGGAGCCGCCTTCGCAGTCTGGCACATTCTCAAAGGCAACGAGCGCACGTTGCTTGCGCATCCGGACATGATGAAAGGGGCTTTCCTCGGTCCTGAATTCTCGGATAAGGAAATCCAGAGAGCTCTTGTGAAATTCGGAGCCCAGGTGAACCATTATCAGGATTACGACGAGTTGGCCCACGACGTCGCGAAGAAGCTTTCCGAAGGATACGTGGTCGGTTGGTTCCAGGGAAGAATGGAATTCGGTCCAAGGGCGCTGGGAAACCGCAGCATTCTCGGCGATGCCCGCAACCCGGAGATGCAAAAGAAGATGAATCTCAAAATAAAGTACCGGGAAGGGTTCAGGCCGTTTGCACCGACCGTACTCGAAGAGGACATTCTGGACTATTTTGATCTGGACAGACCGTCACCCTACATGCTGCTCGTGGTGCCGCTGCGTGAAGATAGAAGAATTCCCGTGCCACCCGATTACAACGAGTGGGGTTTGTACGAGCGGCTCTATTTTTTGAGGTCCGATTTACCGGCAATCACGCACATCGACTACTCTGCCCGCGTGCAAAGTGTGAACCGGGAGATCAACCCCAGGTACTGGCAGCTGATTCAGGAGTTCAAGAAGCTTACCGGCTATAGCGTTATCGTAAACACCAGCTTCAATGTGCGGGGAGAGCCGATTGTCTGTACCCCCGAGGACGCCTACCGCTGCTTCATGCGTACCGAGATGGACTATCTTGTCCTGGGGAATCATCTTCTCGACAAAAAGGAACAGCCGAAACTCTCTGAAAGCGGTGACTGGAAAAAAGAATTTACACTCGATTAA
- a CDS encoding M48 family metallopeptidase, which yields MIKPSTIPLSRHLSCQLVGALLMAAMLSACATRGVEPSTVEKKDGKSAPHLDEAQADRIKRMMVTLIHNMNKPIPLSEVKIAVIDDQSINAANAGKGQFYVTAGLLDKANDEQLFGVLAHEVAHEDLGHVAKAKVVGTGVNIGVMILSQIVPGSGLIAPTVAKLAVQQPFSRQEEYQADQHAVDILNRAGYNGKQIVAGALTWLLKTSGPSGGFLSDHPGTSDRIKRVEQLP from the coding sequence ATGATCAAACCATCTACCATTCCCCTGTCACGTCATCTGAGTTGCCAGCTCGTTGGGGCGCTTCTCATGGCTGCAATGCTCTCCGCGTGCGCTACGAGGGGAGTCGAACCTTCAACAGTAGAAAAGAAGGATGGGAAAAGTGCTCCCCACCTGGATGAGGCCCAGGCCGATCGCATCAAGCGTATGATGGTGACGCTCATACATAACATGAACAAACCCATACCATTGAGCGAGGTGAAGATTGCGGTAATCGACGATCAGTCCATCAACGCCGCTAACGCCGGGAAAGGCCAGTTCTACGTCACAGCAGGCCTTCTCGACAAAGCAAACGACGAGCAGCTTTTCGGTGTCCTGGCGCATGAAGTCGCACACGAGGACCTGGGGCACGTTGCGAAAGCGAAGGTAGTCGGGACCGGTGTCAACATAGGCGTGATGATCCTTTCTCAAATTGTACCCGGTTCCGGCCTCATAGCACCTACAGTGGCAAAGCTGGCCGTACAGCAACCCTTCAGCCGCCAGGAGGAGTATCAGGCCGACCAGCACGCGGTCGACATATTAAACCGTGCGGGGTACAATGGAAAACAGATTGTCGCGGGCGCTCTGACCTGGCTCCTCAAGACCTCCGGCCCGAGCGGCGGCTTTCTCAGCGACCATCCCGGAACTTCTGACAGAATCAAAAGAGTCGAGCAATTGCCGTAG
- a CDS encoding DUF4412 domain-containing protein, whose product MRNVILICSSVVFSFFLVSSAIAMEFSADIVSSSQGHTATSKIFVKDQKSRMEPKGQPTYSIMRGDKQVVWMVMPDQKSYMEMKPNPGQQPRTEEKVGGEVSRKLIGSETVDGHPAQKYEVTYSESGKTEKMYQWMATDIKFPVKMAAVDGSWTVEYKNIKMAAQPDTLFEVPSDYKKMAMSAMPSMPGMPKMPKLPGKTSPGQGE is encoded by the coding sequence ATGAGAAACGTCATCCTGATTTGCAGTTCCGTTGTCTTCAGCTTTTTTCTTGTCAGCAGTGCCATCGCAATGGAATTCTCAGCAGACATAGTCTCGAGCTCCCAGGGACATACCGCCACGTCCAAGATATTTGTGAAGGATCAGAAATCGCGCATGGAACCGAAAGGGCAGCCTACATACTCAATCATGAGGGGAGATAAGCAGGTGGTCTGGATGGTCATGCCTGACCAGAAGTCTTATATGGAGATGAAACCAAACCCTGGCCAGCAGCCCAGGACAGAAGAAAAGGTGGGCGGAGAGGTGAGCAGAAAATTGATCGGCTCTGAGACCGTTGACGGTCATCCGGCGCAGAAATACGAAGTGACGTACAGCGAGAGCGGCAAGACAGAGAAGATGTACCAGTGGATGGCCACAGATATTAAGTTTCCGGTGAAGATGGCAGCCGTTGACGGCAGCTGGACCGTGGAATACAAGAACATCAAAATGGCTGCTCAGCCGGATACTCTCTTTGAGGTTCCTTCGGACTACAAGAAAATGGCGATGTCTGCAATGCCTTCAATGCCCGGAATGCCGAAGATGCCAAAATTGCCGGGGAAGACTTCGCCAGGCCAAGGCGAGTAA
- a CDS encoding transporter substrate-binding domain-containing protein: protein MRGKAVLMRTVAVVAFMIVLLGCTWRVGEAGEQKEVIRLVHILSFEPFATVKDGKSEGLAIDILTAVFARANLKVVFIGEQQENVEELLFKGEADGLAFFGINPARKNTFDFSDPYLISGGALFTTAPGVPRSDLKELEGKRVATPLKGPLADYIRKNFPKVYLYTDVKDYQATLEAVLDGKAEAAALNTQAGAVLAESLFPGKFTLPSKGFLEVPIGIAVLKGKRDAQLKIFNEGLKAVLVDGTYDSIIAKWKVPATTKPLMSDPPRTE from the coding sequence ATGAGGGGAAAGGCAGTCTTAATGCGTACGGTTGCTGTGGTGGCGTTCATGATAGTCTTACTGGGATGTACGTGGCGCGTGGGTGAGGCTGGGGAACAGAAAGAAGTGATCAGGCTGGTGCATATCCTCTCTTTCGAACCATTCGCAACTGTTAAGGATGGTAAATCTGAAGGGCTGGCTATAGATATCCTGACGGCTGTTTTTGCCCGCGCAAATCTGAAGGTCGTCTTCATCGGTGAACAGCAGGAGAACGTGGAGGAGCTACTATTTAAAGGTGAGGCTGATGGCTTGGCGTTTTTCGGCATCAACCCCGCGCGCAAGAATACGTTCGACTTCAGCGATCCGTATCTTATCTCAGGGGGAGCTCTTTTCACCACAGCCCCTGGCGTTCCCCGATCCGACCTGAAGGAATTGGAAGGAAAGCGAGTAGCCACGCCGTTAAAGGGACCTCTGGCAGACTATATCAGAAAGAACTTCCCCAAGGTCTATCTTTACACTGACGTTAAAGATTACCAGGCAACCCTGGAAGCAGTCCTTGATGGAAAGGCTGAAGCTGCTGCCCTCAACACTCAAGCTGGGGCAGTTCTGGCAGAGAGCCTCTTCCCCGGAAAATTTACGCTGCCCTCCAAAGGATTTCTTGAAGTTCCCATCGGCATAGCAGTCTTGAAGGGAAAACGGGATGCCCAGCTGAAAATCTTTAATGAAGGGCTCAAGGCTGTACTCGTAGACGGCACCTACGATAGCATCATCGCGAAGTGGAAAGTACCTGCAACGACTAAACCCCTGATGAGTGACCCGCCAAGAACAGAGTAG
- a CDS encoding AMP-binding protein, with protein MNIAQNLERSAFFFPTRPAIRQGDLELTYAELNDTANKIATGLISLGIKPGEHVGLCSLNSADWVAFYFGALKAGAVAVTLSGLLKGDELNLLVGHAKPRVIFTSETRLAEMERLKGGTGLEKIICPGGDMDLAHLMSLGSGTFEAVQRDRTDVGAILFTGGTTGVPKGAMLTHEGMNFSSWSIAYYEHSTQHDTGLCFLPFNHVFGQMHILNGTILSAGCLELLPAFDMDKTLELVEKGRVTKFFAVPTVYIRFLSLPDLEKRVGKLRYCFSAAASMAMEIVKQWKERTGITIAESFGQTECMPITFNHYYPERHVVGSVGQPVHGMEVQIRDLSGNPVKQGQEGEICMRGRNVMKGYLDNPEGTRDTFWGDWLRSGDIGVFDREGYLFIVDRLKDLIITGGENVYPREVEEQLYAYPDVEECAVIGLPDKEWGERVAAYIVPKAGRSVATENIKTFLKGKLSSFKVPKEYVIVKELPKSPQGKILKRELRKLAQS; from the coding sequence ATGAATATTGCGCAAAATCTGGAACGATCCGCTTTTTTCTTTCCAACCCGCCCTGCGATCCGCCAGGGAGATCTTGAGCTTACATACGCGGAGCTGAATGATACGGCGAACAAGATAGCAACGGGCTTGATAAGCCTGGGCATCAAGCCCGGGGAACACGTGGGCCTCTGCTCGCTCAATTCTGCTGATTGGGTCGCATTCTATTTCGGGGCTCTTAAGGCCGGGGCAGTGGCAGTCACGCTCTCAGGCCTTCTCAAAGGAGATGAGTTAAACCTCCTGGTCGGTCATGCCAAACCCCGCGTCATATTCACGTCTGAAACCAGGCTCGCGGAGATGGAGCGGCTCAAGGGAGGGACGGGGCTAGAGAAGATCATATGCCCCGGTGGCGATATGGACCTTGCTCATCTCATGTCTCTCGGCTCCGGAACGTTTGAGGCTGTCCAGCGGGACCGGACGGATGTCGGCGCCATACTCTTTACAGGAGGCACGACAGGGGTCCCCAAGGGTGCAATGCTGACCCACGAAGGCATGAACTTTTCGAGCTGGAGCATAGCCTATTATGAACACTCAACACAGCATGACACCGGCCTCTGCTTTCTTCCGTTCAATCATGTGTTCGGCCAGATGCATATCTTGAATGGGACTATTCTGAGCGCAGGGTGCCTGGAACTGCTGCCCGCTTTTGACATGGACAAAACGTTAGAACTGGTGGAGAAGGGCCGGGTAACGAAATTCTTCGCCGTTCCCACAGTCTATATACGATTTCTCAGCCTCCCGGATCTTGAGAAAAGGGTGGGTAAGCTCCGCTACTGCTTTTCAGCTGCTGCATCCATGGCGATGGAAATTGTGAAGCAGTGGAAGGAACGCACAGGCATCACGATTGCCGAATCCTTCGGGCAGACGGAATGCATGCCTATTACGTTTAATCATTATTATCCGGAGAGGCATGTTGTCGGCTCTGTGGGCCAGCCGGTGCACGGCATGGAAGTTCAGATCAGAGACCTGTCCGGAAATCCCGTGAAGCAGGGCCAGGAAGGGGAGATCTGCATGCGGGGGCGCAACGTGATGAAAGGTTATCTCGATAACCCTGAAGGTACCAGGGATACGTTCTGGGGCGATTGGCTCCGTTCAGGGGACATCGGTGTGTTCGACCGGGAGGGCTATCTGTTTATAGTGGATCGTCTCAAGGATCTCATCATCACCGGCGGGGAAAACGTTTATCCCCGGGAGGTCGAGGAACAGCTCTACGCCTATCCCGACGTCGAAGAGTGTGCTGTCATCGGCCTCCCCGATAAAGAATGGGGGGAGCGGGTTGCAGCGTACATAGTGCCCAAAGCAGGCCGGAGCGTGGCAACTGAGAATATTAAGACATTCCTCAAAGGCAAGCTCTCCTCCTTTAAGGTCCCGAAGGAATATGTAATCGTGAAGGAGCTCCCGAAAAGTCCTCAGGGAAAAATTCTCAAGCGTGAGCTGAGGAAACTGGCCCAAAGCTAG
- a CDS encoding FadR/GntR family transcriptional regulator — MQPFKPIRQSRISAAVTDQLKRSILLGHFKSGDKLPPERELAEQFQVSRVAIREALRVLETSGFIATRQGVSGGTFVTDLTFRQLSNAFLDLFLADKISIPEVYQVRLLVEPEVARLAALNVTPGYAERLKAYLDAEDETSATLREDLERKTAVHFVLAEMCGNRFLEGLVRSVMQMTRRIIEAVHPDQPPFLHPAGMHRPIIKAVLAGNSRAAEAAMRKHATQFGKTLMELERTYRKRQAASA; from the coding sequence ATGCAACCTTTCAAACCCATCAGGCAATCCCGCATTTCCGCGGCAGTGACCGACCAGTTGAAACGATCCATTCTCCTTGGCCATTTCAAGTCAGGAGACAAGCTGCCACCCGAGAGGGAGTTGGCGGAACAGTTTCAGGTAAGCCGCGTTGCAATCAGGGAGGCTTTGAGGGTCCTTGAGACTTCGGGCTTTATAGCGACACGCCAGGGAGTCTCCGGGGGAACCTTCGTGACGGATTTGACCTTTCGGCAACTGAGCAACGCCTTCCTTGACCTTTTTCTGGCTGACAAAATATCGATCCCTGAAGTGTACCAGGTGAGACTCCTGGTGGAACCGGAGGTGGCGCGACTCGCGGCTCTCAACGTTACGCCCGGATATGCCGAGCGGCTCAAGGCCTACCTTGATGCTGAGGATGAGACGTCTGCGACACTCCGTGAAGACCTCGAGAGGAAGACAGCCGTTCACTTTGTTCTGGCGGAAATGTGCGGCAACCGGTTTCTTGAAGGACTGGTCAGGTCTGTGATGCAGATGACTCGTAGAATCATTGAAGCAGTGCATCCGGATCAGCCCCCTTTCCTGCATCCGGCAGGCATGCACAGACCCATCATAAAGGCGGTGCTGGCGGGAAACTCCCGTGCCGCTGAGGCAGCAATGAGAAAACATGCTACCCAATTCGGCAAGACACTGATGGAGCTGGAACGGACCTATCGGAAAAGACAGGCTGCATCAGCCTGA
- a CDS encoding TRAP transporter substrate-binding protein — MKKKLLCMLLVVGFLGVALVPMAAQAQEKSMKLRLSVMWPPQHPFTKLFDSWGKDVEKATNGRITVTVFAANTLSPPMQVYDNTVKGVVDVGTNLLAYSPGRLPLSEVLQQPLGYKSGYQGTKLANAYYQKFKPKEFDDVHVLFLHGAAPGFIFTKNQAKSVADLKGLRIKANAENADIVKNLGASPVTMPVTETYDALSRGVVDGCLFPLEALQGFKIGEVVKTVLEDYPMSYLTSMYAIMNKAKWNSISPADQKAIDKINEEYVEKAGKLWVELDDKAVQFAKGKGVNFLKVSKEDEALTAKQMKPILDDYVKMAKGKGLPGDEALKFCEEFLKKNQ; from the coding sequence ATGAAGAAGAAGTTGCTCTGTATGTTGCTGGTGGTTGGTTTCCTCGGCGTTGCGTTGGTTCCTATGGCTGCTCAGGCCCAGGAGAAATCGATGAAGCTCAGGCTTTCTGTTATGTGGCCGCCGCAGCACCCTTTCACAAAGCTCTTCGACAGTTGGGGCAAGGATGTTGAGAAAGCAACGAACGGAAGGATAACTGTAACCGTGTTTGCTGCCAACACACTCTCACCCCCGATGCAGGTGTATGACAATACCGTGAAGGGCGTAGTGGATGTCGGCACGAATCTCCTGGCATACTCACCCGGCAGACTGCCGCTCTCCGAAGTGCTGCAGCAGCCGTTGGGCTATAAGAGCGGCTACCAGGGCACCAAGCTGGCAAATGCATACTACCAGAAATTCAAACCGAAGGAATTTGATGACGTGCACGTTCTTTTTCTCCACGGCGCAGCGCCCGGTTTCATTTTCACCAAGAACCAGGCCAAATCGGTTGCCGACCTGAAAGGTCTCAGGATCAAGGCTAACGCAGAAAACGCGGACATCGTGAAGAATCTCGGCGCATCCCCGGTCACCATGCCGGTTACCGAGACGTACGATGCGCTCTCGAGGGGCGTCGTGGACGGATGTCTCTTTCCGCTGGAAGCACTCCAGGGGTTCAAAATCGGCGAAGTTGTAAAGACAGTGCTTGAAGATTATCCGATGTCTTATCTGACCTCCATGTATGCGATCATGAATAAGGCAAAATGGAATTCAATATCTCCTGCAGACCAGAAGGCAATAGACAAGATCAACGAAGAATACGTCGAGAAAGCCGGCAAGCTCTGGGTTGAACTGGATGACAAAGCCGTACAGTTCGCGAAAGGAAAGGGCGTAAACTTCCTGAAGGTCTCCAAGGAAGACGAGGCACTCACAGCCAAGCAGATGAAGCCCATTCTGGATGACTATGTGAAAATGGCAAAGGGCAAGGGGCTTCCCGGCGACGAAGCTTTGAAATTCTGCGAGGAGTTTTTGAAGAAAAACCAGTAA
- a CDS encoding TRAP transporter small permease, whose amino-acid sequence MKSFMAGIYAVDKFLYVIAGIVLGFMITLTFCDVILRNLGHPITGSMELIQYGGSIVFGFSIPFGTLLGAQVIVDIITDKLSPEKKRVVNILTRIVGILLFLFVAYNFYLYGIDVRKSGERTASFKVPYYPFSFALCLSFVLQSFTIFCDLLKKIRGSDDE is encoded by the coding sequence ATGAAGAGTTTCATGGCAGGAATCTATGCTGTTGACAAGTTCTTATACGTCATCGCCGGTATCGTCCTGGGGTTCATGATCACCTTGACCTTCTGTGATGTCATCCTGAGGAATCTTGGCCATCCTATTACGGGATCCATGGAATTGATACAATACGGCGGTTCCATAGTGTTCGGGTTTTCGATTCCTTTTGGTACCTTGCTGGGCGCCCAGGTAATTGTCGACATCATAACGGACAAGCTGAGCCCGGAAAAGAAACGCGTTGTAAACATACTCACCAGGATTGTGGGAATTCTCCTCTTTCTGTTTGTTGCCTACAATTTCTACCTTTACGGCATCGACGTGAGGAAGTCTGGTGAACGTACGGCCAGTTTCAAGGTACCTTACTACCCATTCAGCTTCGCTCTCTGCCTCAGTTTTGTCCTGCAGAGTTTTACGATCTTTTGTGACCTACTGAAAAAAATAAGGGGTTCAGACGATGAGTGA
- a CDS encoding TRAP transporter large permease — MSDVAVGIYGIILLLALFLTGLEMAYCMILVGFLGFTFLMTFAAASSLVIKDFFDNFTTYSYTVIPLFMVMGEFAANSNIAKRLYKGAHKWFGHIPGGLAMTTVVGATTFKAMCGSSLATVGTFSTLAMPEMDRYGYKKELSAGTIASVSTMGMILPPCTVLIIYGLQVEQSIGRLFLAGIVPALMIAFFFMAVIAGWVTLRPEIAPRAAKASWAERIVVIPEAFIVLVIFGVVIGGMITGFFSPTESGTIGTVAIFFLALVRREVNFGMIVKSFKGALKTSIMTLMLIAGSAIFGHFLAITEIPMIAAKWAGSLPIPGFFVMMLVIAIYLIGGSIMDDLAFMVLATPIFFPTAMQLGYDPIWFGILICVTLMIGGLIPPVAIYVFILGNITGIPFKTIYKGVVPFLSALVLALIILFVFPQIALWLPNLLMGKG, encoded by the coding sequence ATGAGTGATGTTGCGGTAGGAATATACGGAATCATACTGCTGCTGGCGCTATTTTTGACCGGCCTTGAAATGGCCTACTGCATGATCCTGGTCGGGTTTCTGGGATTCACCTTTCTCATGACCTTTGCAGCCGCCTCCAGTCTCGTGATCAAGGATTTCTTTGATAATTTCACGACGTATAGCTACACCGTGATTCCCCTGTTTATGGTGATGGGAGAGTTTGCCGCGAACTCCAATATCGCGAAACGACTCTACAAGGGGGCGCACAAGTGGTTCGGTCACATACCGGGCGGACTTGCAATGACGACCGTCGTAGGTGCGACAACCTTCAAGGCCATGTGCGGGTCAAGCCTCGCTACCGTGGGAACCTTTTCAACGCTCGCTATGCCTGAGATGGATCGCTACGGGTACAAAAAGGAACTTTCCGCAGGTACCATAGCCTCTGTCAGCACCATGGGCATGATCCTGCCTCCCTGCACGGTCCTTATCATCTATGGACTTCAGGTTGAGCAGTCTATCGGCAGATTGTTCCTTGCCGGCATTGTGCCCGCGCTCATGATAGCCTTTTTCTTCATGGCAGTTATAGCGGGATGGGTAACCCTGCGGCCTGAAATAGCTCCCAGGGCGGCCAAAGCAAGCTGGGCTGAACGAATCGTTGTAATCCCCGAAGCATTCATTGTCCTTGTTATTTTCGGCGTAGTGATCGGTGGCATGATCACCGGTTTTTTCAGCCCTACGGAATCAGGCACCATAGGTACGGTTGCAATCTTCTTCCTGGCCCTTGTCCGGCGAGAAGTTAATTTTGGGATGATCGTAAAGTCTTTCAAGGGCGCGTTGAAAACCTCTATAATGACGCTCATGCTCATTGCGGGATCTGCCATCTTCGGACATTTCCTCGCCATAACCGAGATTCCGATGATTGCGGCAAAGTGGGCCGGATCGCTTCCGATACCGGGCTTCTTTGTCATGATGCTGGTTATTGCTATCTACCTTATAGGCGGCTCCATCATGGATGATTTGGCGTTCATGGTGCTCGCCACGCCTATCTTCTTCCCCACGGCAATGCAACTGGGGTATGACCCCATCTGGTTCGGTATCCTGATCTGCGTCACGCTTATGATCGGAGGTCTTATTCCGCCCGTTGCAATTTATGTTTTCATACTGGGGAACATAACAGGGATTCCGTTCAAGACAATTTATAAGGGCGTGGTTCCCTTTCTTTCGGCACTTGTCCTGGCCCTTATCATACTCTTTGTGTTCCCGCAGATCGCGCTGTGGCTGCCCAATCTGCTCATGGGTAAAGGATAG
- a CDS encoding PH domain-containing protein: MGSIDNKLTDGERIIYRTGCHWAMLLGPMIVIIIGGLSLRAQGIHAIALMAFGFVWGGFSYASLRASDVALTSTRVLINAGFPLRRTYDIPLNEIVAVDYHQPALGSMLNFGKLIIVDKKHGRATIRFVSSPMDFTTKVRQQILSSGRP; encoded by the coding sequence ATGGGTTCAATTGACAACAAACTAACAGATGGCGAGAGGATCATTTACCGCACGGGGTGTCATTGGGCGATGCTTCTCGGTCCGATGATCGTCATTATCATCGGCGGGCTGTCTCTGAGAGCTCAGGGAATTCACGCCATAGCACTCATGGCTTTCGGTTTTGTCTGGGGTGGATTTTCGTACGCGAGCCTGCGTGCATCGGATGTAGCATTGACCAGCACAAGGGTGTTGATAAACGCTGGATTCCCTTTGCGGAGGACGTATGATATCCCACTCAACGAGATCGTCGCTGTGGACTACCACCAACCCGCCCTCGGCTCAATGCTCAATTTCGGCAAGCTTATTATCGTAGACAAGAAGCATGGCAGAGCGACCATCAGGTTTGTTTCTTCCCCGATGGATTTTACGACCAAAGTCCGGCAGCAGATACTCTCATCCGGCCGCCCTTAA